A region from the Acyrthosiphon pisum isolate AL4f chromosome A1, pea_aphid_22Mar2018_4r6ur, whole genome shotgun sequence genome encodes:
- the LOC100162836 gene encoding cytochrome P450 4C1-like isoform X1, producing MIEIIVYIIVIIFVVTWCYFKWHNRPFEKLASRMPGPPAYPFIGTLYQFIGLTSEQIVSRILDYVKDYNLEPFKFWMGPYFGVVIVKPEDLQIVLNSSKALQKGYVYDFFKDIGGEGLFTAPVDKWRIHRRMISPLFNGKLLAQFFPAFIEKNQILIRNVAKQLNETQVFDLWDYIAPFALDTICQNTMGYNLDTQTNKNECEFAEAIVTTTDLEGMRIFKPWLHVEIVFSMYLNLTGQQRVFETVRKFPLQVIKEKKAEFDQRKKLNDAKMDVTNSNEHQSKLFLDTLFELNNGGGNFSDSDIRDEVITMLIAGSETSAITVRFCLLMLAIHQDIQDKVYDEIYDIFDESDHMISIEDTTRLVYLEQVLKETLRLFSVGPLLLREIQEDLKIFSSDYVLPKGTMCIISSIATHHSPDLYPNPWSFNPENFSPENVVKRHKYSFIPFSSGPRGCIGSKYAMMSMKVTVSTFLRHFSVHTDIKLTDIKLKLGLLMKSVNGYPVTIRPRDKRPTYKRNLKPLR from the exons atgattgaaataattgtgtacataattgttattattttcgttgtGACGTGGTGTTACTTTAAATGGCACAACAGGCCCTTTGAAAAATTGGCATCTAGAATGCCAGGACCTCCAGCGTACCCTTTCATTGGAACATTGTATCAATTTATTGGACTGACGTcagaac AGATCGTGAGCAGAATACTTGACTACGTGAAAGATTATAATCTAGAGCCATTTAAATTCTGGATGGGACCATATTTTGGAGTCGTCATTGTCAAACCGGAAGACCTACAa ATTGTCTTGAATAGTTCAAAGGCCCTTCAAAAAGGTTATGTGTACGATTTTTTCAAGGATATTGGAGGCGAAGGCTTGTTTACTGCACCAG TTGACAAATGGCGGATACATCGTCGCATGATATCTCCCTTGTTTAATGGTAAACTTTTGGCACAGTTTTTCCCAGCTTTTATCGAGAAAAACCAAATTCTCATAAGGAATGTCGCGAAGCAATTAAACGAAACACAAGTGTTCGATCTCTGGGACTACATTGCACCATTTGCACTTGATACTATTTgtc AAAACACCATGGGTTACAATCTCGACactcaaacaaacaaaaatgaatgTGAATTTGCCGAAGCAATAGTAac AACAACAGATTTAGAAGGGATGCGAATTTTCAAACCATGGTTACATGTTGAAATCGTgttttcaatgtatttaaatcttACTGGACAACAAAGAGTCTTCGAAACAGTGAGGAAATTTCCATTACAA gtaaTTAAGGAAAAGAAAGCTGAATTTGaccagagaaaaaaattaaatgacgCTAAAATGGACGTTACCAACAGTAACG AACACCaatcaaaactatttttggACACATTGTTTGAACTGAACAATGGTGGTGGCAACTTTTCAGATTCCGATATTAGGGATGAAGTTATAACCATGTTGATTGCG GGCAGTGAAACAAGTGCTATCACAGTCCGCTTTTGTCTTTTGATGTTAGCTATACATCAAGATATTCaa gatAAGGTATACGATGAAATTTACGATATATTTGATGAGAGTGACCATATGATATCTATTGAAGACACTACTAGACTTGTTTACTTAGAACAAGTGTTAAAAGAAACCCTTCGATTATTTTCTGTAGGACCATTGCTACTAAGAGAAATTCAAGAAGATCTTAAAATAT TTTCAAGTGATTACGTACTACCAAAAGGAACAATGTGTATTATAAGCTCAATAGCCACACATCATAGTCCTGATTTGTACCCAAATCCTTGGTCTTTTAATCCAGAAAACTTTAGCCCAGAAAATGTCGTTAAACGTCATAAATATAGCTTTATTCCTTTTAGTAGTGGTCCAAGAGGTTGCATAG gATCCAAATATGCAATGATGTCTATGAAAGTCACTGTGTCAACTTTTTTGCGACATTTTAGCGTACATACAGATATCAAATTAACagatattaagttaaaattaggTTTATTGATGAAGAGTGTTAATGGTTATCCTGTTACGATTCGGCCAAGAGACAAAAGACCAACGTACAAGCGAAATTTGAAGCCACTACGATAA
- the LOC100162836 gene encoding cytochrome P450 4C1-like isoform X2, whose translation MIEIIVYIIVIIFVVTWCYFKWHNRPFEKLASRMPGPPAYPFIGTLYQFIGLTSEQIVSRILDYVKDYNLEPFKFWMGPYFGVVIVKPEDLQIVLNSSKALQKGYVYDFFKDIGGEGLFTAPVDKWRIHRRMISPLFNGKLLAQFFPAFIEKNQILIRNVAKQLNETQVFDLWDYIAPFALDTICQNTMGYNLDTQTNKNECEFAEAIVTTTDLEGMRIFKPWLHVEIVFSMYLNLTGQQRVFETVRKFPLQVIKEKKAEFDQRKKLNDAKMDVTNSNEHQSKLFLDTLFELNNGGGNFSDSDIRDEVITMLIAGSETSAITVRFCLLMLAIHQDIQDKVYDEIYDIFDESDHMISIEDTTRLVYLEQVLKETLRLFSVGPLLLREIQEDLKIYE comes from the exons atgattgaaataattgtgtacataattgttattattttcgttgtGACGTGGTGTTACTTTAAATGGCACAACAGGCCCTTTGAAAAATTGGCATCTAGAATGCCAGGACCTCCAGCGTACCCTTTCATTGGAACATTGTATCAATTTATTGGACTGACGTcagaac AGATCGTGAGCAGAATACTTGACTACGTGAAAGATTATAATCTAGAGCCATTTAAATTCTGGATGGGACCATATTTTGGAGTCGTCATTGTCAAACCGGAAGACCTACAa ATTGTCTTGAATAGTTCAAAGGCCCTTCAAAAAGGTTATGTGTACGATTTTTTCAAGGATATTGGAGGCGAAGGCTTGTTTACTGCACCAG TTGACAAATGGCGGATACATCGTCGCATGATATCTCCCTTGTTTAATGGTAAACTTTTGGCACAGTTTTTCCCAGCTTTTATCGAGAAAAACCAAATTCTCATAAGGAATGTCGCGAAGCAATTAAACGAAACACAAGTGTTCGATCTCTGGGACTACATTGCACCATTTGCACTTGATACTATTTgtc AAAACACCATGGGTTACAATCTCGACactcaaacaaacaaaaatgaatgTGAATTTGCCGAAGCAATAGTAac AACAACAGATTTAGAAGGGATGCGAATTTTCAAACCATGGTTACATGTTGAAATCGTgttttcaatgtatttaaatcttACTGGACAACAAAGAGTCTTCGAAACAGTGAGGAAATTTCCATTACAA gtaaTTAAGGAAAAGAAAGCTGAATTTGaccagagaaaaaaattaaatgacgCTAAAATGGACGTTACCAACAGTAACG AACACCaatcaaaactatttttggACACATTGTTTGAACTGAACAATGGTGGTGGCAACTTTTCAGATTCCGATATTAGGGATGAAGTTATAACCATGTTGATTGCG GGCAGTGAAACAAGTGCTATCACAGTCCGCTTTTGTCTTTTGATGTTAGCTATACATCAAGATATTCaa gatAAGGTATACGATGAAATTTACGATATATTTGATGAGAGTGACCATATGATATCTATTGAAGACACTACTAGACTTGTTTACTTAGAACAAGTGTTAAAAGAAACCCTTCGATTATTTTCTGTAGGACCATTGCTACTAAGAGAAATTCAAGAAGATCTTAAAATATATgagtga